The Couchioplanes caeruleus nucleotide sequence CGTCGAACGTGAAGCCGAGCGGTCCGAAGACGCCGGTGAGCGCGTCGTGGGCGGCGTAGTCGACGGCGGTGTTGAAGTCGCCGCCGCTGCCCACCTTCAGCGTGTACGGCCGGCCGAGGCAGTCCGCCGCCCGCTGCGCGCAGAGCACGGAGTTGGCGGCGTCGTACATCGACACGTACATGATGGCGGCGGAGCGCGCGAGCGGGCCCGGGCCGATGTCGTTGGTCTCCCGGAACGTCTGGAGCAGCACGCCGTTCCAGAAGTTCACGTGGTCGGCGGGTCCGGCGGCGGACGCCGGGGCGGGCGTGACGGCTTGCAAGGTTGCGGCGGACAGGGCTCCGGCCGCCATGAGCGCGCCGAGCCGGCGCAGTCGTGTGGCGTACGGGTTTCGGGCAGACAGCATCGTTTCCTAACCTCCCCGTGAGTCATGCGTCACTTTTGGTGACGCATGAGGCGACTCTACGAAGGGAGGCCGGAGGGGCGTCGGCCGCCGATGGTCCCCAGATGCGTGACCGATCGGCCGTTGACGAGTGTCCTATGTGGTCGTACGCAGCCAGCCACCGTCGATGTAGTACGTCGACCCGACCGTGTAGCTCGCGCGCGGCGAGCACAGGAAGACGAACAGGTTCGCGATCTCCTCCGGGTCGGCGAACCGGCCGATCGGCGCGTTGTCGTCGGCGACCTTCTGGAGGTACGCCTCCCACGTCGTGTCCGTGCCCGCGGTGAGCAGCTTCGCCGTCTTCTGCCAGTCCGGCGTCATCACCAGGCCGGGGTTGACGGCGTTGACCCGGATGCCGTCGCCGATCAGCTCGTTGGCGAGGCACTTGGAGAACATCACCAGCGCGGCCTTGGTGACGTTGTAGATCGGTTCGTAGCCCAGCGGCTGGGTCGCGCAGATCGACGCGTTGTGCAGGATCACCCCGCCGCCGCGCGCCTTCATCCCCGGCGCGAGGGCGCGGGCGAGGCGGACGGCCGCCATCACGTGCAGATCCCAGTACGCCTGCCAGCGCTCGTCCGTCGCCTCGAGGATGGTCTCCTCGCTGCCGGTGCCCGCATTGTTGACGAGGATGTCGGCGCCACCGAACTCCTCGCCGACCGCCGACGCGAGGGCCGCCACGCCGTCGGGCCGGGCGATGTCGGCGGGGACGGCGACCGCCCGTACGCCGAAGTCCGCGGTGATCGTCTCCGCCACGGACCGCAGGCGGTGCTCGTCGCGGGCGCACAGCGCGAGGTGGACGCCCTCGGCCGCGAGGCCGCGGGCGACCGCCAGGCCGATGCCCACGCTGCCGCCGGTGACCACGGCGACCTTGCCGCTGAGCTGAAGATCCATGGCGCCTCCCGGTTCACGTGCAAGCACCGTCGCACGAAACCCGGATCACCGCAGCGGCTCGCCCACCTCGTGCAGGTGCCGCAGCGCGATGCCGTACGACTCGAGCAGCCCGGTCACCTCGTAGTGCACGCCGATCTCCGCGCAGTACGCCTGCACGATCGGCTGGGCCCGGCGCAGGTTCGGCGTCGGCATGGCCGGGAACAGGTGGTGCTCGATCTGGTGGTTGAGCCCGCCCAGCGCGATGTCGGTCAACCGGCTGCCCCGGACGTTGCGGGAGGTCAGCACCTGCTTGCGGAGGAAGTCCTCGGAGCCGGTGGGGTGCGGCATGCCCTTGTGGTTCGGCGCGAACGTCATCCCGAGGTAGATGCCGAACAGGCCCTGGTGCACCGCGGCGAAGGCGAGTGCCTGCAGCGGGCTCAGCACGACCAGCAGCGCGGTCACGTACGCGACGAGGTGGAGAGCGAGCAGCGCCGCCTCGAGTCCGCGGTGCTTGATGCCGCCCGCGCGCAGCGCCCTGATGCTGTCCTTCTTGAGGCTCAGACCCAGCAGGGTCAGCAGCGGGAAGAACAACCACGCCTGGTGGCGGGTCAGCCACCGGTTGAACCGGCCGCGACGGTTGCGGGCCGCCTCGGTGGACCACACCAGCACCGCCGGCGTGACGTCCGGGTCGAGATCGTCGTGGTTCGGGTTCGCATGGTGCCTGGTGTGCTTGTCCATCCAGTAGCCGTAGCTCATGCCGATGGCCAGGTTGCCGGCGATCCGCCCGGCGCGGGCGCTCGGCTCGTTGGTGCGGAACACCTGCCGGTGCGCGAGGTCGTGGGCCACGAGCGCCACCTGCGCGAAGGTCACCGCCAGGAACGCCGCGACGGCCAGCGTCCACCAGGAGGAGCCCACGAGCAGGAAGGCGGTCCATCCACCGGCGAGCATCAGCGCCACGACGCTCAGCCGTACGGCGTAATAGCCGGGCTTGCGGGCCAGCAGGCCCGCCTCGGTGATCCGGCGGGCCAGCTCGGCGAAGTCGCTGCCGGTCGCGGCCCGGGGCCGCTCGATCGTTGTCATGCGTCCAGCCTCCCGGCGACGAGCGGGACAGTCAGGAGTGCAGACCCCCATGGAAGAGGGGTGCCAGCACTACCGCTTTGCGGTGTGCCGGCCGCCGAGAATGGCGGCATGGAGACGCGGGCGTGGGTACGCGACGGGCTGCGCGCCGTGGCCGACGGTGTGATCGCCGTGGGACTGGCGCTGACGAACTTCCCCCTGCTGGTGCTCTGGATCGTGGCGCTCGCGCTGACCCCGGTCGCCGGCATCGGCCTGGTGGCGCTGCCGTTCGTCACCTGGCTCGTGCGCGGACGGGCCGACCTGGCGCGCCGGCTGGCCGCCCGCGCCGGCGTGGCGATCACGCGGCCGTACGCGCCACGGCCGCAGAACGCGCTGCCCGTCGGCTGGCGCCGGTACCGGTGGATCCTCACCGATCCGGCGACCTGGCGGGACCTGGCGTGGCTGCTTCCCGGCGGCCTCGCCGGCCTGGTCCTCGGCGTCCTGACGCTGGCCCTGCCGCTGTACGGCCTCGAGGGCATCACGCTGCTGCCACTGTGGCTCTCGCTCGGCCTGGACTCGTACGGCTACGGGATCTACTGGCCGATCCAGACCCTCGGCGAGGGCATGATGTCGCTGCCGCAGGGCGTGCTGATCCTGGCGGCCGGCGTCGCCGTCGCACCCGGCCTGCGCTGGGTCGACGCCCAGTTCACCAGGCTGTTCCTGGCCCCGACGAAGGCGGCCGGGCTGCGGCTGCGCGTGGCGCACCTGACCGAGACGCGGGCCGACACCGTGGACGCGCAGGCCGCCGAGCTGCGCCGGATCGAGCGCGACCTGCACGACGGCGCCCAGGCCCGGCTGGTCTCGCTCGGCATGACCATCGGGCTCGCCGAGGAACTGCTCGAACGCGACCCGGCGGCGGTGCGCAAGCTGCTCGCCGAGGCGCGCGAGGCCAGCGGTTCCGCGCTGGTCGAGCTGCGGCACCTCGTGCGCGGCATCCACCCGCCGGTGCTCGCGGAACGCGGGCTCGACGGCGCGGTGCAGGCCCTCGCGCTCAACCTCCCGCTGCCGGTCGGGGTCGAGGTGGACGTGCCGGGCCGGCCGGAGACGCCGGTGGAGTCGGCCGCCTACTTCGCCGTCGCGGAGGCCCTGACCAATGTGGTCCGGCACAGCGGCGCCCAGACGGCCGCGGTCTCCATCCGGTACGCCGACGGCACGCTCGCGATGGTCGTGCTCGACGACGGCCGCGGCGGCGCGGACCCGGACGCCGGCACCGGGCTGCGGGGCATCGGGCGCCGGCTCGCCGCCTTCGATGGCACGATGACGCTGTCCTCGCCGCCCGGCGGCCCGACCGTCGTGACCATGGAGCTCCCGTGCGCGTTGTCATCGCCGAAGACCTCGCACTCCTCCGTGAGGGCCTGACGCGCATCCTCACGGCGTTCGGCATCGAGGTGGCCGAGGCGGTGGACAACGGTCCGGCGCTGCTGCCCGCGCTGCTGCGGCACCGGCCGGACGTCGCCGTGGTGGACGTACGGCTCCCGCCGACCTTCACCGACGAGGGGCTGCAGGCCGCGATCGCCGCCCGCACGGAGGTTCCCGGCCTGCCCGTGCTCGTGCTCTCGCAGCACGTCGAGCCGCTGTACGCCCGTGAGCTGCTGACCGACCGCCGCGGGGGAGTGGGCTACCTCCTCAAGGACCGGGTCTCCGACGTGGCGCAGTTCGTCGACGCCGTACGCCGGGTCGCGGCGGGCGGCACTGCGATGGACCCGGAGGTCGTGTCGCAGCTGCTCGCCCGCCGCGGACCGCTCGCCGCGCTGACCCCGCGCGAACGCGAGGTGCTCGGTCAGATGGCCGAGGGCCGTTCCAACGCGGCGATCGCGGCGAAGCTCTTCGTCACCGAGAAGGCGATCAGCAAGCACATCAACAACATCTTCACCAAGCTGGCCATGCCGCCGTCGGACGACGACAACCGCCGGGTGCTCGCCGTGCTCGCCTACCTCAACGCCTGA carries:
- a CDS encoding SDR family NAD(P)-dependent oxidoreductase, with translation MDLQLSGKVAVVTGGSVGIGLAVARGLAAEGVHLALCARDEHRLRSVAETITADFGVRAVAVPADIARPDGVAALASAVGEEFGGADILVNNAGTGSEETILEATDERWQAYWDLHVMAAVRLARALAPGMKARGGGVILHNASICATQPLGYEPIYNVTKAALVMFSKCLANELIGDGIRVNAVNPGLVMTPDWQKTAKLLTAGTDTTWEAYLQKVADDNAPIGRFADPEEIANLFVFLCSPRASYTVGSTYYIDGGWLRTTT
- a CDS encoding response regulator transcription factor; the encoded protein is MRVVIAEDLALLREGLTRILTAFGIEVAEAVDNGPALLPALLRHRPDVAVVDVRLPPTFTDEGLQAAIAARTEVPGLPVLVLSQHVEPLYARELLTDRRGGVGYLLKDRVSDVAQFVDAVRRVAAGGTAMDPEVVSQLLARRGPLAALTPREREVLGQMAEGRSNAAIAAKLFVTEKAISKHINNIFTKLAMPPSDDDNRRVLAVLAYLNA
- a CDS encoding fatty acid desaturase family protein; the encoded protein is MTTIERPRAATGSDFAELARRITEAGLLARKPGYYAVRLSVVALMLAGGWTAFLLVGSSWWTLAVAAFLAVTFAQVALVAHDLAHRQVFRTNEPSARAGRIAGNLAIGMSYGYWMDKHTRHHANPNHDDLDPDVTPAVLVWSTEAARNRRGRFNRWLTRHQAWLFFPLLTLLGLSLKKDSIRALRAGGIKHRGLEAALLALHLVAYVTALLVVLSPLQALAFAAVHQGLFGIYLGMTFAPNHKGMPHPTGSEDFLRKQVLTSRNVRGSRLTDIALGGLNHQIEHHLFPAMPTPNLRRAQPIVQAYCAEIGVHYEVTGLLESYGIALRHLHEVGEPLR
- a CDS encoding sensor histidine kinase, whose protein sequence is METRAWVRDGLRAVADGVIAVGLALTNFPLLVLWIVALALTPVAGIGLVALPFVTWLVRGRADLARRLAARAGVAITRPYAPRPQNALPVGWRRYRWILTDPATWRDLAWLLPGGLAGLVLGVLTLALPLYGLEGITLLPLWLSLGLDSYGYGIYWPIQTLGEGMMSLPQGVLILAAGVAVAPGLRWVDAQFTRLFLAPTKAAGLRLRVAHLTETRADTVDAQAAELRRIERDLHDGAQARLVSLGMTIGLAEELLERDPAAVRKLLAEAREASGSALVELRHLVRGIHPPVLAERGLDGAVQALALNLPLPVGVEVDVPGRPETPVESAAYFAVAEALTNVVRHSGAQTAAVSIRYADGTLAMVVLDDGRGGADPDAGTGLRGIGRRLAAFDGTMTLSSPPGGPTVVTMELPCALSSPKTSHSSVRA